The Salvia hispanica cultivar TCC Black 2014 unplaced genomic scaffold, UniMelb_Shisp_WGS_1.0 HiC_scaffold_42, whole genome shotgun sequence genome includes a region encoding these proteins:
- the LOC125199184 gene encoding glutamic acid-rich protein-like, whose amino-acid sequence MSFRGRGGGRGRGGPPRAKQMPFDLFPEVAIGVVKYSVEEVKKYSQFVTWSQNLQTFFETSPYHYQDRRLTLQKTQKVDIERYSDKKLQATTVKQPLHHLIMMDKDHMPAELARGGQQTVKRIKWDNEIDLNKLDQFEKLEEKQKGTEEENEEEVEEEEEVEDEEFSDDNDYTKGEYVDDDEDDFNMEDEANEDDAGIF is encoded by the exons ATGTCATTCAGAGGAAGAGGGGGCGGCCGCGGCCGGGGAGGGCCGCCTAGAGCCAAGCAAATGCCCTTCGATCTCTTTCCG GAAGTTGCGATAGGCGTTGTGAAGTATTCTGTGGAAGAAGTAAAGAAGTATTCTCAGTTTGTGACCTGGTCACAGAATCTGCAGACCTTTTTCGAGACATCTCCATACCATTACCAAGATAGAAGGTTAACCCTACAGA AAACGCAGAAAGTAGACATAGAGAGGTACTCGGATAAGAAATTGCAGGCAACAACTGTTAAGCAACCACTCCATCACTTAATAATGATGGACAAAGATCATATGCCTGCAGAACTAGCCAGAG GTGGACAGCAGACTGTCAAGAGAATCAAGTGGGACAATGAAATAG ACTTGAACAAACTTGATCAGTTTGAGAAGCTTGAGGAAAAGCAAAAG GGaactgaagaagaaaacgaaGAGGAAgtagaagaggaggaggaagtagaagatgaagaatttaGTGATGACAATGATTATACAAAG GGTGAATACGTTGATGACGATGAAGATGACTTTAACATGGAGGACGAGGCGAACGAGGATG ATGCGGGGATTTTTTGA
- the LOC125199180 gene encoding probable cyclic nucleotide-gated ion channel 20, chloroplastic — MDASSRDEAPMLPASHLQSDNGGSSARRGISGRTRSVSMSFATESPHPSEYQQNLVGFTGPLRAAKRNPQVQMSGPLYPGRNNELVFRPPQTAAEAENRARNGDGDYVGKNEHLWRSGQLGKCSDPYCTACPMFYDAKGQQKPSRTTAMIDAKYRNMLYGDAQSWAKRMRVRFLSCIPGVINPHAKLVQWWNKIFVMFCILASFLDPFFFFLLFVRQDYKCVELIMPKTREFLILRTITDCVYFMHILLQFRLAYVAPETRVAGSGDLVDDPKKIAWNYFTTYFPVDLLVVLPMPQIILIFVLPHSASSPGNEIIKFVLPSAILVQYIPRLSRFLPLVAGFSPTGFIFESAWANFLMNLLTYILASHVVGSCWYLLSIQRVNKCLQKACEWNTTSNCKTFLSCSHDYEQRFPKYPDWSDWKQNKNASACFTKEGFDFGICEAAVNLTTHKDIFDRYLYSLFWGFQQISTLAGNQEPSYMALEVVFTMFIIGIGLLLFALLIGNMQNFLQALGRRRLEKSLRSRDVEQWMSHRRLPKNLRSRVRAAERFNWSATRGVNEDTLIENLPEDLQREIRRHLFKFVKKVRIFQLLDEPVIDAIQEKLKTRSYIKNTKILYPGGLVDKIVFIIRGKMKSTGEDGNDSILSEGDVCGEELLTWCLEHSSVSQDGKSIRLPRHGLLSDRHVTCLTNVEAFVLRAADFEEVAGLFTRFLKNPLVQGAIKYESPHERGIAARRIQLAWRRKRKQTNQVDSSQVGSSRSQHNLSYRTRSRRKY; from the exons ATGGATGCTTCATCGAGAGATGAAGCACCTATGCTGCCAGCTTCACATTTACAGTCCGATAATGGCGGCTCCTCTGCAAGAAGAGGAATTTCTGGTAGGACGAGGAGTGTGTCAATGTCTTTCGCTACGGAGTCTCCACATCCATCTGAATACCAGCAAAATCTAGTTGGTTTCACTGGCCCTTTGAGGGCTGCAAAGCGAAATCCTCAAGTACAGATGAGTGGTCCGTTATATCCTGGCCGGAACAACGAGCTTGTCTTTAGGCCTCCTCAGACAGCTGCTGAGGCTGAGAATCGGGCCAGGAATGGTGATGGGGACTACGTGGGAAAGAATGAGCACCTCTGGAGGTCTGGGCAGCTCGGGAAGTGCAGTGATCCCTACTGCACCGCTTGTCCCATGTTCTATGATGCTAAGGGGCAGCAGAAGCCGTCAAGGACAACAGCGATGATTGATGCTAAG TATCGCAATATGCTCTATGGCGATGCACAAAGTTGGGCAAAGAGAATGCGCGTGCGTTTTCTTTCTTGTATTCCCGGGGTTATTAATCCTCATGCAAAACTCGTTCAGTGGTGGAACAAAATCTTCGTTATGTTTTGCATTCTCGCGTCATTTCTcgatccatttttctttttcctattGTTTGTGCGCCAG GATTACAAATGCGTCGAATTAATTATGCCTAAGACTCGAGAATTTCTCATCTTAAGGACCATTACCGACTGCGTTTATTTCATGCATATCCTCCTTCAG TTCAGGCTAGCTTATGTTGCTCCTGAAACAAGAGTTGCAGGGTCTGGCGATTTAGTTGATGATCCTAAGAAAATTGCCTGGAAttatttcacgacatactttCCTGTTGATCTACTTGTTGTACTTCCCATGCCACAG attatattaatatttgtcttACCACACTCTGCCTCGTCACCTGGAAacgaaattataaaatttgtccTTCCATCGGCAATTCTCGTTCAGTATATACCAAGGCTGAGCAGATTCTTACCTTTGGTTGCTGGTTTTTCCCCAACTGGCTTCATTTTTGAGTCAGCCTGGGCGAATTTCCTCATGAATCTTCTCACGTACATTTTAGCGAGCCATGTGGTTGGCTCATGCTGGTATCTTCTTAGCATACAG AGAGTCAATAAATGCCTTCAAAAAGCATGTGAATGGAATACAACCAGTAACTGTAAGACATTCCTCAGCTGTAGTCATGATTATGAACAGAGGTTTCCAAAATATCCGGACTGGAGTGActggaaacaaaataaaaatgcaagtGCTTGTTTTACGAAAGAGGGTTTTGACTTTGGGATATGTGAAGCTGCTGTCAATCTGACCACTCACAAGGACATTTTCGATCGATACTTGTATTCACTCTTTTGGGGGTTCCAG CAAATTAGTACGCTAGCTGGGAATCAGGAGCCGAGCTACATGGCTCTCGAAGTTGTTTTCACCATGTTCATAATAGGGATAGGTCTGCTGCTTTTCGCTCTTCTGATTGGGAATATGCAGAACTTTCTGCAGGCACTTGGACGCAG gAGGCTAGAAAAATCTTTAAGAAGCCGCGATGTTGAACAATGGATGAGCCATCGTCGCTTACCTAAAAATCTTCGAAG TCGAGTCCGAGCCGCAGAACGCTTCAACTGGTCAGCAACTAGGGGTGTAAACGAAGACACGCTGATAGAGAACTTGCCAGAGGACCTTCAACGAGAAATTAGGCGCCATCTCTTTAAGTTCGTCAAGAAA GTGCGGATTTTTCAACTTCTCGATGAACCTGTCATTGATGCTATACAAGAGAAGCTGAAGACAAGATCCTACATTAAAAACACTAAGATACTATATCCGGGTGGTCTAGTTgataaaattgtatttataattCGCGGAAAGATGAAGAGCACGGGAGAAGATGGCAACGATTCTATCCTGTCTGAAGGCGATGTTTGTGGAGAAGAACTACTTACCTGGTGCCTCGAACATTCTTCCGTCAGTCAAG ATGGAAAGAGTATTAGACTTCCACGACATGGGCTGTTGAGCGACAGGCATGTAACTTGCTTAACAAATGTCGAAGCCTTTGTATTACGAGCTGCTGATTTTGAAGAAGTGGCGGGTCTCTTCACAAGGTTCTTGAAGAATCCACTCGTTCAGGGCGCCAtaaa GTATGAATCACCTCATGAGCGTGGAATCGCAGCTAGACGAATCCAACTAGCATGGAGACGCAAAAGGAAGCAAACAAATCAAGTTGATTCAAGCCAAGTAGGTTCCTCAAGGTCACAGCACAACTTATCATATCGGACTAGAAGCAGGCGTAAATATTAG